One part of the Raphanus sativus cultivar WK10039 chromosome 7, ASM80110v3, whole genome shotgun sequence genome encodes these proteins:
- the LOC108830237 gene encoding uncharacterized protein LOC108830237 — translation MASFMVLLLALTSLFPRISISEATSSFSFTSFDKNASFGSDDIALFGYAKLVDNGVSVQLIDSVSRIGGGVIYKKPIASKDTKDDYFTGFSTVFSFSMSPGRGGSVGFVVFPSNVTVDHSLFEVKFDISDNFTKFKDSNVTVGVYGSTVPDTISNLTVVNYKEKDEEEEMLLYVWINYQASTRYLDARLTKSKGYTYPKTRFGSRINLLKDEDEIMVGVKSYNGSFNLHSWRLQAGLVSRGIHSYAALLESKRRWEEEVEKRRREKMWGTVTCFVMTFGSIGLVFFAMMRIWAAFKRNYLAVVVEPEECGQKTKEYEMIKKVEVVTSKAEAQQGK, via the coding sequence ATGGCGAGCTTCATGGTTCTCCTCCTGGCTTTAACCTCACTCTTCCCCAGAATCTCCATATCTGAAGCTACATCATCCTTCTCCTTCACAAGCTTCGATAAAAACGCGAGCTTTGGGTCCGACGATATTGCCCTCTTCGGCTACGCAAAGCTCGTAGACAACGGAGTTTCGGTTCAGCTGATCGACTCAGTGAGTCGCATCGGCGGTGGAGTCATTTACAAGAAACCCATCGCGTCCAAAGACACTAAAGATGACTACTTCACGGGTTTCTCTACTGTCTTCTCTTTCTCCATGTCTCCCGGTCGTGGCGGGAGTGTAGGTTTTGTCGTGTTTCCTTCTAACGTAACAGTCGATCACTCTTTGTTCGAGGTCAAGTTCGACATTTCTGATAATTTCACCAAGTTTAAAGACTCCAATGTCACGGTTGGTGTATATGGTTCAACGGTTCCTGATACGATAAGCAATCTTACGGTTGTAAACTACAAAGAGAAggacgaggaggaggagatgtTGTTGTACGTATGGATTAATTACCAAGCGAGTACTAGGTACTTAGATGCTAGGTTAACCAAATCAAAGGGATATACATATCCAAAGACTCGGTTCGGTTCTCGGATTAATCTGTTGAAAGACGAGGATGAGATCATGGTGGGTGTTAAGTCGTATAACGGGAGCTTTAACCTCCATTCTTGGAGATTACAAGCGGGACTCGTCTCTAGGGGTATACACTCGTATGCGGCGCTTCTTGAGTCAAAGCGTAGGtgggaggaggaggtggagaagaggagaagagagaagatGTGGGGGACTGTCACTTGCTTCGTCATGACCTTTGGATCTATAGGGCTTGTGTTCTTCGCCATGATGCGTATATGGGCAGCTTTCAAAAGGAACTATCTTGCGGTGGTGGTGGAGCCTGAGGAATGTGGGCAGAAGACTAAGGAGTACGAGATGATTAAGAAAGTTGAAGTTGTGACGAGTAAAGCTGAGGCGCAACAAGGaaagtaa
- the LOC108830240 gene encoding uncharacterized protein LOC108830240, with translation MHRFVLRIAALKWRIKLLATEKDRELLAVKLDNEAAWSKEGLLREQNKELATLRRERDHSDAERSQNIHKLSELQDHFQKKERQYAELQEQVCFTPSSYVWTTILATLHALCLMIWIRPQVV, from the exons ATGCATAGGTTTG TTTTAAGAATTGCTGCATTGAAGTGGAGGATCAAATTGCTTGCTACAGAGAAAGACAGAGAGCTGCTTGCTGTTAAACTTGATAACGAAGCG GCCTGGTCGAAAGAGGGTCTTCTCAGAGAACAAAATAAAGAACTTGCTACTCTCAG AAGGGAGCGTGATCATTCTGATGCTGAGAGGTCCCAAAACATACATAAACTATCTGAACTTCAGGACCattttcaaaagaaagaaagacaaTACGCTGAATTGCAGGAACAGGTTTGCTTTACACCATCAAGTTATGTTTGGACTACCATTCTTGCCACTCTTCACGCTCTCTGCCTAATGATCTGGATCAGACCCCAAGTGGtatag
- the LOC108830239 gene encoding reticulon-like protein B12 codes for MGSCSDKLFNRERTVHEILGGGIFADVILWRNKNVSVGIVTVTIGSWMVFESFSYTILTLLSSVLLLLLSILFLWSKSASILNRPSPPLPEFQISEEMADEASKLLRFHVNKLLQVSYDTAMGRDSELFIKVAVYLFLISFIGSLMDFQTLFHTGALVVMTVPAFYERYEDYIDGHLLFIYNKAKELYLRFKIWAYPEKKKLS; via the exons ATGGGTTCTTGTTCTGACAAGTTGTTCAACAGAGAGAGAACAGTACATGAGATTCTGGGTGGTGGCATTT TTGCAGATGTGATCTTGTGGAGGAACAAGAACGTGAGTGTTGGTATAGTTACAGTAACAATAGGATCATGGATGGTGTTTGAGAGCTTTTCTTACACAATCCTCACTCTTCTTTCAAGtgttcttctcctcttgctctCTATCCTATTCCTCTGGTCCAAATCTGCATCTATTCTCAACAG GCCGTCACCTCCATTGCCAGAGTTTCAAATAAGTGAAGAAATGGCTGACGAAGCTTCCAAGTTGTTACGCTTCCATGTGAATAAACTGCTACAAGTCTCGTATGATACTGCGATGGGGAGAGACTCAGAGTTGTTTATCAAAGTAGCTGTCTATCTGTTTCTCATCTCATTTATTGGAAGCCTCATGGATTTTCAGACACTTTTCCACACCG GGGCTTTGGTAGTAATGACAGTTCCAGCTTTCTACGAGAGATACGAGGATTACATAGATGGACATCTGTTGTTCATCTACAACAAAGCTAAAGAGCTTTACCTTAGATTCAAGATATGGGCTTATCcggaaaagaaaaaactaagcTGA
- the LOC108830238 gene encoding mitochondrial uncoupling protein 1 has protein sequence MVSDSKSDLSLPKTFACSAFAACVGEVCTIPLDTAKVRLQLQKSAIAGDVTLPKYRGLLGTVGTIAREEGLRSLWKGVVPGLHRQCLFGGLRIGMYEPVKNLYVGKDHVGDVPLSKKILAGLTTGALGIMVANPTDLVKVRLQAEGKLAAGVPRRYTGSLNAYSTIVRQEGVRALWTGLGPNVARNAIINAAELASYDQVKQTILKIPGFTDNIVTHILSGLGAGFFAVCIGSPVDVVKSRMMGDPSYKGTIDCFVKTLKADGPMAFYKGFIPNFGRLGSWNVIMFLTLEQAKKYVRELESSKK, from the exons ATGGTATCTGATAGCAAATCTGACCTTTCATTGCCTAAAACATTCGCCTGCAGTGCTTTCGCTGCCTGCGTCGGCGAG GTATGTACGATTCCGTTGGACACTGCGAAAGTGAGGCTTCAGCTCCAAAAGTCTGCCATTGCTGGAGATGTTACTTTGCCTAAGTATCGTGGATTACTCGGGACTGTTGGTACCATAGCAAGAGAAGAAGGGCTTCGTTCACTATGGAAAGGTGTTGTACCTGGATTACATCGTCAATGCCTCTTTGGAGGTCTTAGGATCGGAATGTATGAGCCG GTCAAAAACTTGTACGTTGGGAAAGACCATGTAGGCGATGTTCCTTTGAGCAAGAAGATCCTTGCTGGTTTGACCACAG GTGCTCTGGGTATCATGGTAGCGAATCCCACTGATCTTGTGAAAGTTAGACTTCAGGCTGAAGGGAAACTAGCTGCAGGTGTGCCAAGACGCTATACTGGATCTTTGAATGCCTATTCAACCATTGTCAGACAG GAAGGAGTCAGAGCACTTTGGACTGGTCTTGGACCTAATGTTGCTAGAAACGCAATCATCAATGCTGCTGAATTAGCGAGTTACGATCAAGTGAAGCAG aCAATCTTGAAGATTCCGGGGTTCACTGATAACATTGTCACGCATATTCTATCTGGATTGGGAGCAGGATTCTTTGCTGTCTGCATTGGTTCCCCTGTTGACGTG GTTAAGTCGAGAATGATGGGAGATCCTTCTTACAAAGGCACTATCGACTGCTTCGTCAAAACTCTGAAGGCTGAC GGTCCTATGGCATTTTACAAGGGTTTCATCCCCAACTTTGGACGTCTTGGTTCATGGAACGTCATCATGTTTTTGACCCTCGAACAG GCAAAGAAGTATGTCCGGGAACTAGAATCGTCCAAGAAATAG